In Capricornis sumatraensis isolate serow.1 chromosome 18, serow.2, whole genome shotgun sequence, one genomic interval encodes:
- the EFCAB9 gene encoding EF-hand calcium-binding domain-containing protein 9 — MKLKQGSFLWYLYLDKLYCLLSVRNVKALVEYFHLLDVHRKKTLNDVLFYHFLHHVTDLTRNQITVVFNMLDWNAVGEIGFDQFYMLVCILLAQENHLEEQFIFRHSRPVFELLDLDGELKIGPDNLHMYNFLFNIKKQQLRDLYYNFDITGDRLLNYKEFKLFTIFSMDKYQESQKAEKEKKKENALLKKKLSQNANYDISFDHRFEGQVW; from the exons ATGAAACTGAAGCAGGGATCGTTTCTGTGGTACCTTTACCTGGACAAACTGTATTGCTTATTATCCGTGAGAAATGTGAAGGCATTGGTGGAATACTTTCACCTTCTTGACGTGCACCGCAAGAAAACCTTGAATG ATGTGCTGTTTTACCACTTCCTTCATCACGTGACTGACTTGACACGGAACCAGATCACAGTTGTGTTCAACATGCTGGACTGGAACGCGGTGGGTGAGATTGGTTTCGACCAGTTCTACATGCTGGTGTGTATACTGCTGGCGCAAGAG AACCATTTGGAAGAGCAATTTATCTTCCGCCATTCCCGGCCTGTTTTTGAGTTGCTTGACCTGGATGGGGAGCTGAAAATTGGCCCAGACAACTTGCACATGTACAACTTTCtctttaatattaaaaagcagcaactCAGAGATCTCTACTATAACTTCGACATCACAGGTGACCGC CTTCTTAATTACAAGGAATTTAAGCTGTTTACTATCTTCTCCATGGACAAATATCAGGAGAGtcagaaagcagagaaagagaagaagaaagagaatgctTTACTCAAAAAGAAACTGTCACAA AATGCTAATTACGACATCTCCTTCGACCATAGATTTGAGGGACAAGTTTGGTGA